Proteins found in one Lachancea thermotolerans CBS 6340 chromosome C complete sequence genomic segment:
- the SSA3 gene encoding Hsp70 family ATPase SSA3 (highly similar to uniprot|P09435 Saccharomyces cerevisiae YBL075C SSA3 heat-inducible cytosolic member of the 70 kDa heat shock protein family): MSRAVGIDLGTTYSCVAHFTNDRVEIIANDQGNRTTPSYVAFTDTERLIGDAAKNQAAINPANTVFDAKRLIGRKFDDPEVVNDAKHFPFKVVAAEGNKTEIQVEYKGETKRFTPEEISSMVLGKMKETAEGYLGQTVTDAVVTVPAYFNDSQRQATKDAGTIAGLNVLRIINEPTAAAIAYGLDKKGRSEHNVLIFDLGGGTFDVSLLSIDEGIFEVKATAGNTHLGGEDFDNRLVNHLANEFKRKTKKDLTGNQRSLRRLRTAAERAKRAISSSAQTSIEIDSLFEGIDFYTSITRARFEELCADLFRSTLEPVEKVLRDAKIDKSNVDEIVLVGGSTRIPKVQKLVSDFFNGKEPNRSINPDEAVAYGAAVQAAILTGDSSSKTQDLLLLDVAPLSLGIETAGGIMTKLIPRNSTIPTKKSETFSTYADNQPGVLIQVFEGERTRTKDNNLLGKFELSGIPPAPRGVPQIEVTFDLDANGILNVSAVEKGTGKSSKITITNDKGRLSKEDIERMVSDAEKFKAEDEKEAERVQTKNSLEAYAFSLKNTAGESAFKEKVGEEDARKLTTLVEETISWLDSSQAASTEEYKDKQQELEGVANPIMTKFYQAGGAPGGVPGGAPGGAPGAGFGGAGAPGAGSGSAGGDSGPTVEEVD, translated from the coding sequence ATGTCCAGAGCAGTAGGCATTGACTTGGGTACCACATACTCATGTGTGGCACATTTCACGAATGATCGAGTTGAGATCATTGCAAACGACCAGGGTAATCGTACCACGCCCTCGTACGTGGCGTTCACAGACACTGAGCGGCTAATTGGTGACGCGGCAAAGAACCAGGCCGCGATCAACCCCGCTAACACGGTGTTCGACGCTAAGCGTCTGATTGGACGGAAGTTCGACGACCCTGAGGTGGTAAACGATGCCAAGCACTTCCCATTCAAAGTGGTTGCGGCCGAAGGCAACAAAACAGAAATCCAGGTGGAGTACAAGGGCGAAACCAAGCGCTTCACGCCTGAAGAAATTTCCTCGATGGTACTGGGAAAGATGAAGGAAACCGCGGAGGGTTACTTGGGCCAGACAGTCACTGATGCCGTGGTAACCGTTCCTGCGTACTTCAACGACTCGCAGAGACAGGCAACCAAGGACGCTGGTACAATCGCCGGACTAAACGTCCTTCGTATTATCAACGAGCCAACCGCGGCCGCAATCGCATACGGTCTTGACAAGAAAGGCCGCAGCGAACACAACGTGCTAATTTTCGACTTAGGCGGTGGTACTTTCGACGTGTCGCTACTGTCCATCGACGAAGGCATCTTCGAGGTCAAAGCCACCGCTGGTAACACCCATCTTGGTGGTGAAGACTTTGACAACCGTCTCGTGAACCATCTGGCCAACGAGTTCAAGCGCAAGACAAAGAAGGACCTTACTGGCAACCAGCGTTCTCTGCGCCGTTTGAGGACTGCAGCAGAACGTGCCAAGCGTGCCATCTCCTCTTCTGCGCAAACTTCCATTGAAATCGACTCCCTATTCGAGGGTATCGACTTCTACACCTCCATTACTCGTGCGCGTTTCGAGGAGCTGTGTGCAGATCTGTTCCGCTCCACGCTTGAACCTGTGGAGAAGGTGCTAAGAGACGCCAAAATCGACAAATCCAACGTCGATGAGATCGTGCTGGTGGGTGGTTCCACGCGTATCCCTAAAGTTCAGAAGCTGGTTTCCGACTTCTTCAATGGTAAAGAGCCAAACCGTTCCATCAACCCCGATGAGGCAGTTGCCTATGGTGCAGCTGTTCAGGCCGCCATCTTGACAGGTGACTCGTCTTCTAAGACTCAAgacttgttgttgctggaTGTGGCGCCACTGTCGTTGGGTATCGAGACCGCAGGCGGTATCATGACGAAGTTGATCCCCCGTAACTCTACTATCCCAACGAAGAAGTCCGAGACATTCTCTACCTATGCTGACAACCAGCCCGGCGTTTTGATCCAGGTGTTTGAAGGTGAAAGAACCAGAACGAAGGACAACAACCTGTTGGGTAAGTTCGAATTAAGCGGTATTCCACCTGCACCAAGAGGTGTCCCACAAATCGAGGTCACCTTTGATCTAGACGCTAATGGCATTCTTAACGTTTCCGCTGTCGAGAAGGGTACCGGTAAGTCAAGCAAGATCACTATCACCAACGACAAGGGTAGATTATCCAAGGAGGATATCGAAAGAATGGTCTCAGACGCTGAGAAGTTTAAGGCTGAGGATGAGAAGGAGGCCGAACGTGTTCAGACCAAGAACTCTCTCGAGGCTTACGCAttcagcttgaagaacacAGCTGGTGAATCAGCCTTCAAGGAGAAGGTTGGCGAAGAGGATGCACGCAAACTGACAACTCTGGTGGAAGAGACCATCTCGTGGTTAGACTCCTCCCAAGCTGCATCTACCGAAGAGTACAAAGACAAACAGCAAGAACTTGAGGGCGTCGCGAATCCTATCATGACTAAATTCTACCAAGCTGGTGGCGCTCCTGGTGGCGTTCCCGGTGGCGCTCCTGGCGGCGCTCCTGGAGCCGGCTTCGGCGGTGCGGGTGCTCCTGGCGCGGGTTCTGGATCCGCCGGTGGAGACTCGGGCCCAACGGTCGAGGAAGTGGACTAA
- the NUP170 gene encoding Nup170p (similar to uniprot|P38181 Saccharomyces cerevisiae YBL079W NUP170 Abundant subunit of the nuclear pore complex (NPC), required for proper localization of specific nucleoporins within the NPC, involved in nuclear envelope permeability and in chromosome segregation) — protein MSIYSTPLKSGIDYTRNVVIPSNGELAAPNNTKRVEVNNEVVAMPGYNVLAPNASLGLASGEEHLRITGFASKPSLELASQYIDHLQNRDASTPVLDERSYYNNGVNYNFSKEVGGLGAFTPFERTQVMNVPDGILREASRTEMKSDMGLFPELNRCWITIDNKLILWNFNNPSDFQSIDDIKHTILAVALAKPKPNTFVESVNHLLLIATPFDVYVLAIQYDRSNEELSVFNTGMCVSVHGLDVSSFISCEQTGRIFFTGKSSGINIWELQYSSTEDWFNSRCNKVCLTQSVLSSLLPTNLISKIPGSNLVQSLFEESSKYSAEHLTQMCVDNSRGILYSLSNKSVIRAYKINGKSLGSPLTIETSYIKRIMGTTSARGAAILGNKYLKISKVVAVSGRENGNLFLVAITIGGVRLYFNGSLGRTHLEALRLESIKFPPSSVTPEAIEQELQQQQQKKSLPFYSSLTSSESVMLRFQKKSSVLLETSGASAIISPGIFLAAVTKAPNQETAKNAQDQVPTQQQPQQQRQSTYGIQQKLFVSVPDYGILKKHGKYVENTTLLDTTGVIKHIVPITPLFNATNKPEGYANEFATQYVSSEFKIAVLTNTSVEIYRYRTPDAVFEALAENPLPFLLNYGLTEACSTALFVTCKFNKSEALRSSALTFYAVGIPGVADIKPRYSRYTASAMSSLLSRPTIASTPQRSTLDTDKTGFATSREDENCSLDDVILSPRFYGTALFIARLFREIWEKPVFGTVPDAKFDNQSHFVKSSVGDKNLINSVSVSKGDLEYYLSSVMILNDFFDTYGNSISSISIPSFQTGKNIDRTEEVANQAENIAINSLIRLVQFMKEAFSFLNVLYEESDVEGYEGQFLAFKDIMKLLNLDVQSELSKLTFKDIFAPTDNTKNLLREILSSIINRSISRGGSIEHIATALQERCGSFCSSSDILGFRAMEHLRKAKEVGLRDYETSTYHLTCANKLFEKIVDTISIERLKDAVSTMLDLNYYPGTIEFLLNIANSMDKGKLAYQYVADGYLEQDPRKVYYEKRVLAYELVFETLVRVDELVSAAVSAGIGGMNNVEELSKLKEETYSTALRYNDKLFHYQLYDWLVSQNCQDKLLQLDTDFILAYLQEKSKGSLDISNLLWVYQSKRSNFYAAAQILYSLAVSDFEVPLGQRIEYLSRANGFCNGLCAPSQRQQMIHLSGMIQEIFDVASIQDDILTLVRNDIRVAADTKEELIKQLDGKILPVSDLFNDYADPLDYYEACLAIFKISDFRNNEEIISKWTELFDSLRTEINANGNVEESANFINLLTSVVVRVGRNVRTSEFVFPITELFPIICDLFYENLPNEHIKEGAIASIFISAGVSFDKFYYLLKNLIETADSVNNIYKKEMTWLIKEWYESDVKLRDLVSYDEIRNLKNYSIETDPIENKVKETGTSI, from the coding sequence atgtCAATATATTCTACGCCGTTGAAAAGTGGAATTGACTATACAAGGAATGTTGTTATTCCTTCGAATGGTGAACTAGCGGCACCAAACAACACGAAACGCGTGGAGGTCAACAATGAAGTCGTAGCCATGCCAGGTTACAACGTGCTTGCTCCAAACGCGAGTTTAGGCCTTGCAAGTGGTGAAGAACATCTCCGGATCACAGGGTTTGCCTCGAAGCCATCCCTTGAACTTGCTAGCCAATACATTGACCATTTGCAGAATAGGGACGCCAGCACGCCCGTGCTTGACGAGAGATCCTACTACAACAACGGCGTGAATTACAATTTCAGTAAGGAAGTCGGCGGGTTGGGAGCTTTCACGCCTTTTGAGAGAACACAGGTCATGAACGTACCGGACGGGATTTTGCGGGAAGCTTCCAGGACGGAAATGAAGAGCGACATGGGTCTTTTTCCAGAGTTGAATCGGTGCTGGATCACTATCGATAACAAGTTGATCTTGTGGAACTTCAACAACCCCTCCGATTTCCAATCGATTGACGATATCAAGCACACCATTCTCGCCGTGGCGCTAGCAAAGCCCAAGCCGAATACTTTTGTCGAAAGCGTCAACCACTTACTACTCATCGCTACGCCATTTGACGTTTACGTACTCGCGATTCAGTACGACAGGTCTAATGAAGAACTGAGCGTGTTTAACACAGGCATGTGCGTTTCGGTACACGGCCTTGATGTCTCATCCTTTATTTCCTGCGAGCAGACTGGTCGCATTTTCTTCACAGGGAAATCCAGCGGAATCAACATTTGGGAACTGCAATATTCGAGTACTGAAGACTGGTTCAACAGTAGATGTAACAAGGTCTGTCTGACTCAGTCGGTTTTAAGCAGTTTGCTTCCTACCAACctgatttcaaagattccGGGGAGTAACCTAGTCCAATCTCTCTTCGAAGAGAGTTCCAAGTATTCTGCGGAACACTTGACGCAAATGTGTGTGGACAACTCAAGAGGTATCCTGTATTCTTTGTCAAATAAATCTGTCATCAGAGCTTACAAAATAAATGGTAAGAGTTTAGGAAGCCCTCTCACCATCGAAACATCATACATCAAACGTATCATGggaacaacatcagccAGAGGTGCAGCCATCCTGGGGAATAAATACCTAAAAATATCCAAGGTGGTAGCTGTCTCTGGAAGGGAGAATGGAAACCTTTTCCTTGTCGCGATTACAATCGGTGGCGTCCGGCTGTATTTCAATGGTTCCCTAGGAAGAACTCACTTAGAGGCTTTGAGACTAGAGTCAATCAAGTTTCCCCCAAGCTCGGTTACTCCAGAAGCTATAGAGCAAGAACtccaacagcaacagcaaaaaaaatcTTTACCTTTCTATTCGTCACTAACAAGCTCTGAATCGGTTATGCTTagatttcagaaaaagTCCTCCGTTTTATTGGAGACTAGTGGCGCTAGCGCTATCATATCGCCTGGTATCTTCCTGGCCGCCGTCACCAAAGCTCCAAACCAGGAAACCGCGAAGAACGCACAAGACCAAGTACCTacacagcagcagccacagcagcagcggcagaGCACATACGGCATACAgcagaagctctttgtttCTGTCCCTGACTACggtattttgaaaaaacacGGCAAATACGTTGAAAACACAACCTTGCTTGACACGACAGGGGTAATTAAGCACATCGTTCCGATAACACCTCTATTCAACGCGACGAACAAACCCGAGGGTTATGCGAACGAGTTTGCGACCCAATATGTTTCATCTGAATTCAAGATCGCAGTATTAACCAACACTTCGGTTGAGATCTACAGATATAGAACACCTGATGCAGTTTTCGAGGCCTTGGCAGAGAATCCACTCCCCTTTCTGTTAAACTATGGGCTGACCGAAGCTTGCTCAACCGCTCTTTTTGTCACTTGCAAGTTCAATAAATCAGAAGCCCTAAGATCAAGTGCATTGACATTTTACGCTGTAGGAATACCGGGGGTAGCTGATATCAAGCCAAGATACAGCAGGTACACTGCCTCCGCCATGTCTTCACTATTATCGCGGCCAACTATTGCTTCAACGCCTCAACGGTCTACCCTTGATACTGATAAAACTGGATTTGCTACATCTAGAGAGGATGAAAATTGTAGCTTAGACGATGTTATTCTCTCACCACGATTTTACGGAACCGCTTTGTTCATTGCCAGACTCTTCAGAGAAATATGGGAAAAGCCTGTCTTTGGCACAGTGCCTGACGCCAAATTCGATAACCAATCCCATTTTGTTAAGAGCTCAGTTGGCGACAAAAACCTTATCAATTCCGTTTCCGTATCGAAAGGTGACTTGGAATACTATCTGTCATCTGTCATGATATTGAATGACTTTTTCGACACTTACGGCAATTCAATCTCGAGCATCTCAATCCCATCATTCCAGACTGGCAAAAACATCGACAGAACAGAAGAAGTGGCCAACCAAGCTGAAAACATTGCAATCAATTCTTTGATTAGGCTTGTGCAGTTTATGAAAGAAGCCTTTTCCTTCCTGAACGTGCTATATGAGGAAAGTGACGTAGAAGGTTACGAAGGCCAGTTTCTTGCATTCAAAGATATCATGAAGCTCCTCAACCTGGATGTTCAATCTGAATTGTCTAAATTGACGTTCAAGGACATATTCGCTCCAACCGATAACACAAAAAACCTCCTGCGCGAAATTTTGTCCTCAATTATCAACAGAAGCATATCAAGAGGTGGATCTATCGAACACATTGCCACAGCGCTGCAAGAACGTTGTGGCTCATTTTGCTCCAGCAGCGATATTTTGGGCTTCAGGGCAATGGAACACCTAAGAAAAGCCAAGGAAGTTGGGTTGCGGGACTATGAAACATCAACGTATCACTTGACATGCGCTAAtaagctcttcgaaaagaTTGTTGATACCATCTCCATAGAAAGATTGAAGGATGCAGTGTCTACTATGCTGGATTTGAATTACTACCCTGGAACAATCGAGTTTCTTCTGAATATCGCGAACTCCATGGATAAAGGAAAGCTTGCCTACCAGTATGTCGCTGACGGCTACCTGGAGCAAGACCCTAGAAAAGTTTACTATGAGAAACGTGTGCTTGCCTATGAACTGGTGTTCGAGACTCTTGTCAGAGTTGACGAACTTGTTTCTGCTGCCGTCTCGGCCGGAATTGGAGGCATGAATAATGTCGAAGAATTATCAAAGTTGAAGGAAGAAACATACTCGACAGCTCTTAGATACAATGACAAGTTGTTTCACTACCAGCTTTATGACTGGTTGGTGTCTCAGAACTGTCAAGATAAACTATTACAGCTGGACACCGACTTCATTTTGGCTTATTTGCAGGAAAAGTCGAAGGGATCACTGGATATATCTAATTTGCTCTGGGTTTACCAATCTAAGAGGTCCAACTTCTACGCCGCCGCCCAAATATTATATTCTCTAGCGGTTTCTGATTTCGAAGTACCTTTGGGCCAGCGCATTGAATACCTTTCGAGGGCTAACGGGTTCTGTAATGGTCTCTGCGCTCCTAGTCAACGTCAGCAAATGATACACCTTTCTGGAATGATCCAGGAAATATTTGATGTTGCTAGCATCCAGGACGATATTTTGACGCTAGTCAGAAACGACATAAGAGTCGCTGCAGACACTAAGGAGGAGCTAATTAAACAACTTGATGGGAAGATTCTACCAGTGAGTGACCTATTTAATGATTACGCGGACCCATTGGACTATTACGAGGCCTGCTTGGCTatattcaaaatttcagaTTTCAGAAATAACGAAGAAATCATATCGAAGTGGACTGAATTGTTTGATTCACTCCGGACTGAAATTAATGCGAATGGAAATGTCGAAGAGTCAGCCAATTTTATCAACTTGTTAACATCGGTGGTGGTTAGAGTTGGGCGCAACGTCAGAACTTCTGAGTTTGTTTTCCCTATTACCGAACTGTTTCCAATCATTTGTGACCTGTTTTACGAGAACCTGCCTAATGAGCACATCAAAGAAGGTGCAATCGCATCCATATTCATATCAGCTGGTGTTTCATTCGATAAGTTTTATTACCTgctgaaaaacttgatagaGACCGCCGATTCGGTTAATAACATTTACAAAAAGGAGATGACATGGTTGATCAAGGAGTGGTATGAATCCGATGTCAAACTGAGAGACTTGGTTTCATACGACGAAATCCGCAACCTGAAGAACTACAGCATCGAGACAGACCcaattgaaaacaaagtcaaagagacTGGAACTAGCATTTAA
- the RTT105 gene encoding Rtt105p (weakly similar to uniprot|P40063 Saccharomyces cerevisiae YER104W RTT105 Protein with a role in regulation of Ty1 transposition), producing the protein MQPFSSPPRVEHRSYYDQSPDSPPSYDTKLSTPTSGLDASVVDKLTSERRRNYQRVKQPFSSPLKAEKHSGSRPSPQRRQQNEQRHRERESRAMKARGGAFKMEKDVMDLEKKCELRLLEREAEFYQLDPDNVAALESEQEALEDEELVALLQEREEYEKLLELEQQQIEEALACFTLSNSEEHV; encoded by the coding sequence ATGCAACCCTTTTCGAGCCCTCCGCGGGTGGAGCACAGATCCTACTACGACCAAAGCCCTGATAGCCCTCCTTCGTACGATACAAAATTGAGCACGCCGACTAGCGGACTTGACGCGTCTGTCGTAGATAAACTAACAAGTGAGCGCCGGCGAAACTACCAAAGAGTTAAGCAACCGTTTTCTTCGCCCTTGAAGGCCGAGAAGCATAGTGGGTCGCGCCCCAGCCCCCAAAGACGACAACAAAACGAGCAAAGGCATCGGGAGCGGGAATCCCGAGCCATGAAGGCTCGAGGCGGTGCCTTCAAGATGGAGAAGGACGTTATGGATCTGGAGAAGAAATGCGAACTGCGCCTACTGGAACGGGAGGCCGAGTTCTACCAACTTGACCCGGACAATGTCGCCGCGCTTGAGTCCGAGCAAGAGGCGCTCGAGGATGAGGAGCTCGTGGCGCTTCTGCAGGAGCGTGAAGAGTACGAGAAGCTCCTGGAActcgagcagcagcagataGAGGAAGCATTGGCTTGCTTCACCCTCTCCAATTCCGAAGAGCACGTGtag
- the ATG8 gene encoding ubiquitin-like protein ATG8 (highly similar to uniprot|P38182 Saccharomyces cerevisiae YBL078C ATG8 Protein required for autophagy) → MKSAFKSEYPFEKRKAESERISQKFENRIPVICEKAEKSDIPEIDKRKYLVPADLTVGQFVYVIRKRIKLPAEKAIFIFVNDTLPPTAALMSAIYQEHKDKDGFLYVTYSGENTFGNE, encoded by the coding sequence ATGAAATCAGCCTTCAAGTCAGAATATCCGTTCGAGAAGAGAAAGGCGGAGTCTGAGCGGATCAGCCAGAAGTTCGAAAACCGCATCCCAGTAATCTGCGAAAAAGCCGAGAAGTCGGACATTCCAGAGATCGACAAGCGCAAGTATTTGGTCCCAGCCGATCTAACAGTGGGCCAGTTTGTTTACGTGATCCGGAAGAGAATCAAGCTACCAGCTGAGAAAGCGATTTTCATATTTGTCAACGATACTCTCCCTCCTACCGCGGCACTGATGTCTGCCATCTACCAAGAACACAAGGACAAGGATGGCTTTTTGTACGTGACATACTCAGGTGAAAACACTTTTGGCAACGAGTAA
- the ILS1 gene encoding isoleucine--tRNA ligase ILS1 (highly similar to uniprot|P09436 Saccharomyces cerevisiae YBL076C ILS1 Cytoplasmic isoleucine-tRNA synthetase target of the G1-specific inhibitor reveromycin A): protein MAEHTGQFSFPKEEEKILELWNEIDAFQTSLKLTEGLPEFSFFDGPPFATGTPHYGHILTSTVKDVVPRYATMNGYHVERRFGWDTHGLPIEHIIDKKLGITCKEDVYKMGIDKYNDECRAIVMMYANEWRKTIGRVGRWIDFDNDYKTMYPSFMESTWWAFKQLFDRDQVYRGYRVMPYSTGCTTPLSNFEAQQNYKEVNDPAVTFAVPIIGMEKTYIVTWTTTPWTIPSNLAMCVNEEFEYAKIYDEKRDKYLIMLESLLKTVYKKPEKESLKVVGKIMGKDLVGLKYEPPYPYFKEAFQDKAFRVISDSYVTNDSGTGIVSNAPAFGEEDYRACLENGIISEDDELPNPVDDAGKFIMPVSDYVGMYVKDADKQIIKDLTASGVMLANTQFRHSYPFCWRSDTPLLYRSVPAWFVRVKPIVPQFLDSVQKSHWVPSAIKEKRFSNWIANARDWNVSRNRYWGTPIPIWVSDDYEEVVCVGSVQELKTLSGVQDIKDLHRDAIDGITIPSKKGKGVLKRIEEVFDCWFESGSMPYSSQHYPFENKDKFKQRVPANFISEGLDQTRGWFYTLGVLGTQLFGEVPYQNVIVCGIVLAADGKKMSKSLKNYPDPNLVLNKYGADALRLYLINSPVLKAESLKFKEEGVKEVISKVLLPWWNSFKFLEGQIALLKKTSNVDFKYDPNLKSDNVMDRWILASLQTLVKNIHSEMESYKLYAVVPRLLDFIDQLTNWYIRLNRRRLKGENGEQDCLKALNSLFDALFAFVRAMAPFTPFLSDNIYQRMKSFIPEEVLSGFGKDSRCVHFLSYPVVDESRFDENIERSMSRMQAVIDLGRNIREKKMISLKTPLKSLVVFHSDPEYLEDVKALQGYVTEELNVRDLIITSDEAKYGIEYKAAADWPVLGKKLKKDAKKVKSALPTLSSADVQEYMETGSIVLDGIELVKGDLTVIRTLPENLVDEGLETRTDQNVLIILDTRIYPELKTEGLARELINRIQKLRKKCGLEATDDVLVQYELVKDTIDLEDVIKAHYDMLTKTCRSQITRFEGSNDAHIADEEQSINDTIFKLKFFKI from the coding sequence ATGGCTGAACATACAGGACAGttctcttttccaaaggaggaagagaaaaTCCTTGAGTTGTGGAATGAAATCGACGCATTCCAAACCTCTCTGAAACTGACCGAAGGCCTACCCGAGTTCTCGTTTTTCGATGGGCCTCCCTTCGCTACTGGTACGCCGCACTACGGACACATCTTGACTTCCACTGTCAAGGATGTTGTGCCAAGATACGCTACGATGAATGGTTACCATGTTGAAAGAAGGTTCGGTTGGGACACGCACGGCTTGCCCATCGAACACATTAttgacaagaagcttggcATCACTTGCAAGGAAGATGTCTACAAGATGGGTATTGACAAATACAATGATGAGTGTAGGGCTATTGTGATGATGTACGCCAACGAGTGGCGCAAGACCATTGGCCGTGTGGGTCGTTGGATTGACTTCGACAACGACTACAAGACCATGTACCCAAGTTTCATGGAATCTACATGGTGGGCGTTtaagcagctttttgacaggGATCAAGTTTACCGTGGTTACAGAGTTATGCCTTACTCCACTGGTTGTACCACTCCTCTGAGTAACTTCGAAGCGCAGCAGAACTATAAAGAAGTTAACGATCCTGCTGTCACCTTTGCCGTTCCAATCATTGGTATGGAAAAAACTTATATTGTTACTTGGACTACAACACCATGGACTATCCCATCCAACCTGGCGATGTGTGTCAACGAGGAGTTCGAGTACGCGAAGATTTACGATGAGAAGAGGGACAAGTACCTCATCATGCTGGAGTCTCTGCTCAAAACTGTTTACAAAAAGCCAGAGAAAGAGAGTCTCAAGGTTGTTGGAAAAATAATGGGTAAGGATCTAGTCGGTCTCAAATACGAACCACCATATCCTTACTTCAAGGAAGCTTTCCAGGACAAAGCATTCAGAGTCATCAGCGACTCTTACGTTACCAACGACTCTGGTACTGGTATCGTTAGTAACGCCCCAGCTTTTGGTGAGGAGGATTACAGAGCTTGTTTGGAGAACGGCATCATTTCTGAGGACGATGAGTTGCCCAACCCAGTTGATGACGCCGGTAAATTCATAATGCCAGTTTCCGACTACGTGGGTATGTACGTCAAGGATGCTGACAAGCAGATCATCAAAGACCTCACCGCAAGCGGAGTAATGCTAGCCAACACCCAGTTCCGACACAGTTACCCATTTTGTTGGAGATCGGACACTCCATTGCTTTACAGGTCGGTTCCCGCTTGGTTCGTGCGTGTAAAGCCGATCGTCCCTCAATTCTTGGACTCTGTTCAAAAGTCACATTGGGTCCCAAGCGCCATTAAAGAAAAGAGATTCTCTAATTGGATTGCCAACGCCCGTGACTGGAATGTTTCTAGAAACAGATACTGGGGTACACCCATCCCAATTTGGGTTTCTGACGATtatgaagaagttgtctGCGTGGGTtctgttcaagaactgaaGACCCTCTCGGGCGTCCAAGACATCAAAGATCTACATCGTGACGCTATCGATGGGATCACCATCCCATCTAAGAAGGGCAAGggtgttttgaagagaatcgaagaagtctttgacTGTTGGTTTGAGTCTGGCTCCATGCCCTACTCCTCGCAGCATTACCCCTTCgagaacaaagacaagTTCAAACAGAGGGTTCCAGCCAACTTCATCTCTGAGGGATTGGACCAAACTAGAGGTTGGTTTTACACTCTAGGTGTCTTAGGTACTCAGTTGTTTGGCGAAGTTCCTTACCAAAATGTCATTGTGTGTGGTATCGTGCTTGCTGCCGATGGTAAAAAGATGTCAAAGAGTTTAAAGAACTACCCAGATCCTAACTTGGTTCTCAACAAATACGGTGCTGACGCTTTGAGATTGTACTTGATTAACTCTCCTGTTTTGAAGGcagagagcttgaagttcaaggaaGAGGGCGTGAAGGAGGTTATTTCCAAGGTCTTGCTGCCATGGTGGAActccttcaagttcttggaaggcCAGATTGCGCTCCTCAAGAAAACCTCGAATGTGGACTTCAAGTATGATCCAAATCTAAAGAGCGACAACGTGATGGACAGATGGATTCTGGCCTCCTTGCAAACTTTGGTTAAGAACATCCACTCTGAGATGGAGTCTTACAAGCTGTATGCTGTCGTTCCTAGACTATTGGACTTCATTGACCAGCTAACCAACTGGTATATCCGTTTGAACCGTCGTCGTTTGAAGGGTGAGAATGGTGAGCAAGACTGtttgaaggctttgaaCTCTTTGTTCGATGCTCTGTTCGCATTTGTGCGTGCTATGGCGCCATTCACTCCATTTTTGTCCGACAACATTTACcaaagaatgaagagcttcatTCCTGAAGAAGTGTTGTCTGGATTTGGCAAAGACAGCAGATGTGTTCACTTCTTGTCGTACCCTGTGGTGGATGAATCGAGATTCGACGAGAacattgaaagaagcatgTCTAGAATGCAAGCCGTTATCGACCTCGGAAGAAACATTCGtgagaagaaaatgatttCACTGAAGACTCCACTGAAAAGTCTGGTCGTCTTCCACAGTGACCCAGAGTACCTGGAAGACGTCAAGGCTCTACAAGGATACGTTACTGAGGAACTTAATGTGCGCGATCTCATTATTACTTCTGACGAAGCCAAGTATGGCATCGAGTACAAGGCGGCGGCAGACTGGCCTGTGCTTGGtaaaaagctgaagaaggacGCTAAGAAGGTGAAGAGCGCCCTTCCAACATTGAGCTCCGCGGATGTTCAAGAGTACATGGAAACCGGTTCTATTGTACTTGACGGTATTGAGCTAGTGAAAGGAGACTTGACAGTCATAAGAACTCTCCCTGAGAATTTGGTTGACGAGGGTCTTGAGACCCGTACCGATCAAAACGTCTTGATCATTCTGGACACCAGAATCTACCCAGAGTTGAAAACAGAGGGTCTAGCAagagagctcatcaacaGAATCCAGAAACTGAGAAAGAAGTGTGGCCTCGAGGCCACAGACGACGTCCTTGTCCAATACGAACTGGTCAAAGACACCATTGACTTGGAGGATGTTATCAAGGCCCACTACGACATGTTGACCAAGACTTGCAGGTCCCAAATCACCAGGTTCGAAGGATCGAATGACGCCCATATCGCTGATGAGGAGCAATCGATTAACGACACTATTTTCAAGCTgaagtttttcaaaatttaA